Part of the Neisseria leonii genome is shown below.
ATCTGCGCGCTTGGAATAATCTGGCCGACAACAATATCGGTGTCGGGCAGGTTTTGCGCGTGAAACCGGCCGGTTATACCGCACCGTCCGTGCCGCAGCCTGTACCGGCTCCCGTTCCGGCTGCTTCGACGCCGATCGGCAGCGGTGCGGTACGGACCGTGGCGGGCATTACTTGGACACGGCCGACGGCGGGCAGCATCATATCCAATTTCAGTACCGCCACCAAAGGCGTGGACATCGCCGGTAATGCCGGTCAGACCGTGGTGGCGGCGGCCGACGGCAAAGTTGTTTATGCCGGCTCGGGTCTGCGCGGTTACGGCAATTTGGTTATCGTCCAGCACAACAGCACTTACCTGACTGCCTACGGCCACAATCAGAGCCTGCTGGTGAAGGAAGGCCAGAATGTGAAACGCGGCCAGGCGATCGCGCGCATGGGCAGCAGCGATACCGACCGCAACAAGTTGCGTTTTGAAGTCCGCCAGGACGGCAAACCGGTGAATCCGGCCAGCTACATTCCGCTTTAAAGCACAGTAAACGGTGCGGCCGCACCTGATTGAGGCCGTCTGAAAACGCAAGTCCGCGCTTTCAGACGGCCTACTTTATTATTCTTCGGTTTAATGTTATGTTTAAGCGGCATTTCTATAAATGCGCGATGAGAAAAACAGATATTGAATATGGAGAACCACAAAATGGCTTACACCTATATCCGTGCCGCCGACCTGCAAATCGACCATCACCTTTACCGTTTCATCACCGAACGCGTGCTGGCGGACCACCCTGCCGTGCAGGCAGAAGGATTCTGGCAGGACTTTTCCGATCTGGTGCATACTTTTTCGCCGCAAAACCGCGATTTGCTCGCCAAACGCGACCGCATTCAAATGCAGATCGATCAGTGGCACCGCAACAACCCGGGTCCGGTCGAAGATTTGGCCGCCTACAAAACCTTTTTGAACGAACAGGAATATCTGGCGGATACGCCGCTGCCGTTTCAGGTGTCCACGGACAATGTGGATAGGGAACTGGCCGAACAGGCCGGGCCGCAACTGGTCGTGCCGATCAACAACGCCCGTTATGCGCTCAATGCAGCCAATGCGCGCTGGGGCAGTCTGTATGACGCACTCTACGGTACCGATGCCATAGACCGCAGCGGTGATTTGGCTCCCGTCGGCCGCTACAACCCCAAACGGGGCGATGCCGTGATTGCGTTTGCCCGCGAATTTCTCGACAGCAGCATTCCTTTGGTCAAAGGCAGCCATAAAGACGTACAGGCGTACTATGTGGCAGCCGGGCAGCTCAAAGCCCGCCTGGCAGACGGCAGCGAAAGCGGCCTGTTTGCCCCCGAATGTTTTGCCGGTTACAACGGCAGTGCCGATGCACCGTCATCGCTGCTCTTCCTGCACAACGGCCTGCATTTCGATATTCTGATCGACAAAAACAGCCCCATCGGCAGTCAGGATCCGGCAGGGGTCAAAGACATCATTCTCGAGGCCGCGCTGTCCACCATTATGGACTGCGAAGACTCGGTCGCGGCAGTAGACGGAGCAGATAAAGCCGTGGTGTACGGCAACTGGCTGGGACTGATGGAAGGCACGCTGGCAGAAGTAGTGGAAAAAGACGGCAGAACCTTTACCCGCCGCATGAATCCCGACCGCGAATATCAAAAGCCCGACGGCAGCGGCACATTCAAGCTGCCCGGCCGTTCGCTGTTGTTTATCCGCAATGTCGGCCACCTGATGACCACGCCGGCCGTGCTGGATAAAGACGGCAACGAAATTCCCGAAGGTATTCTGGACGGTGTGATGACCGCCCTGATTGCCCATTTCGATTTGAACCGCAGCGAAAACAAAAACAGCCGCGCCGGATCGGTTTATATTGTGAAACCGAAGATGCACGGGCCGGAAGAAGTGCGTTTTGCCGACAGGCTGTTTGCCGCGTTTGAAGATTTGGCCAAGCTGCCGCGGAATACGCTGAAAATGGGCATTATGGATGAAGAGCGGCGTACTTCGGTCAATCTGGCCGCCTGCATTTACGAAGCGCGAGAACGTGTGGTGTTCATCAACACGGGTTTTCTCGACCGTACCGGCGACGAAATCCACACGTCGATGCTGGCCGGTGCGGTGGTGCGCAAAGGCGAAATGAAATCGAGTGCATGGATTCAGGCATACGAACGGAACAATGTCCAAGTCGGCTTGGCCTGCGGGCTGCCGGGCAGGGCACAGATCGGCAAAGGTATGTGGGCGATGCCGGACATGATGGCCGAAATGCTCAAACAGAAAATCGCCCACCCGAAATCGGGTGCCACCACTGCCTGGGTGCCTTCGCCGACAGCCGCCACGCTGCACGCGCTGCATTACCACCAAATCAATGTCTTCGATGTGCAGAAAGATTTGGCGGCACAGGAGCCGCAGCACTATTTGGACGATCTGCTGCATATCCCGCTGGCAGAGTGTACCGCGTGGAGCGAGGCGGAAAAGCAGCAGGAGCTGGACAACAACTGTCAGGGTATTTTGGGTTATGTGGTGCGCTGGGTGGAGCAGGGCGTAGGCTGTTCCAAAGTACCCGACATCCACGATGTCGGCCTGATGGAAGACCGTGCCACGCTGCGCATTTCCAGCCAGCACATTGCCAACTGGCTGCTGCACGGTGTCGTTAGCGAAGCAGAAGTGCGTGCCGCACTGGCGCGGATGGCGGCGGTGGTGGACAAGCAGAATGCCGGCGATCCCGCGTACACGCCGATGAGCGGCCGGCTCGATACTTCGCCTGCTTTCCTGGCTGCCTGTGATTTGATTTTCCAAGGTACGGCGCAACCCAGCGGCTATACCGAACCACTGCTGCACCACTGGCGGCGGGTGGCGAAAGAAGCGGCCGGTGCGTGAATGAAGTGATGGTCTGAAAAGGACGGTTCTGCCGTCCTTTTTTTGCGCCCGCCCGTTTCGGCAAGGCTGCATCCTGCTGTTTTCAGACGGCCTTCCGGCCAGACGGGCGCGGAAGTCTGACCAAACCGGCGAAACCGGAAGCAGAGTGGTGATGCAGGCAAAAAGACGATGGGTATTTTGATGCGGTCAGGCCGTCTGAATATCTTGCCGGTCCGTTTGATATTCGCAGAAGCCCGCTTGGGGCAGGTTTGGATTTTGCGGAATCCCCGTTGTGTCTGTTCTGGCTTTCAGACGGCCTTCCGGATACGGTCAGGCGGAGGGTTTGCCGTCAGCCGTCAGGCCGAGTTTGGCCAGCAGGGCGTTGCTGCCGTCGCGGCAGAGACGGTAGGTTTCGTCGAAGTCGCCGGTGTACCACGGGTCGGGAACATGGCTCATGCCGCTTTCGGGTATCAGGTCGGTGAGCTTGAAAATTTTGTTGCGGTGGCGGCCGAAACGCTTTTCCAGTTCGGCCAGATTGTTGTCGTCCATCGCAATCAGAAAATCAAATGCTTCAAAATCGGCTGCCTGAACGCGGCGGCTGGTGAAGCCTGCCGGTGTGATGCCGTGCTGTTTGAGCATCTGCGCGGTACCGCGGTGCATATCTTCGCCGTCGTGCCAGCCGGAAGTGCCGGCGCTGTCGCTGACGATACGGTGTGCCACACCCGCTCGGGCGGCCTGATGGCGCAGGACAAATTCGGCCATCGGCGAACGGCAGATGTTGCTGAGACAGACAAAAAGAATGCGGTAGGTTTTCATGATGCGGCTTTCGCGCTTGGGTGGGTTATGGGGTGGAGGCAAACAGGGGGTTGTGGCCGTTCCGTTTCAAGGCTTGGGCATAGTTGGGCAATTCTTCGGTTTCGTGCAGCGGATCGTGCAGCAGACGGATGGTTTCGACTTGGCATTCGGCCATCAGGTCGAGAAAATTCTGCTGAATGGTTTCGATGTGTTCGCCCGGGGTGAGCGGCCAGACGAATACTTGCGGTTGCAGTTCAAATTGGCTGTCGGTGGCGTTGAAGCCGAACAGCAGGCGGCCGCCTTCCTGTGCCGCCATGACTACGCCTGCGCGCGGACTTTGCAGACGGATGGCGCGCAGGGCGTTGGCGGCGAAAACGTCCAGTGCCATGCGGGTGCGCAGATGTTGGGCTTCGGTGATGGCATGAATCGGGGTGGCGGGAGCGAGCGGGTTGGCAAACAGAGTAACGCCGGCCGCCGCCAAGTGCTGCTGCCACACCTGCATCAGCGGCAGGGCGGCTTCCTGTAAATTTTTGCCCAAGGCCGTCTGTAAGGCACGGCTGCCGTACCCCAGCGCAAAAGCGGTGCTGACCGATTGGCCTTCGGCCAGCGGCAGCGTATCGTGCTGCGGCAGTGCGGCGGCAAACCCGGCAGCGGCTTCGGCATGCTGTTTGGCGGCAAACCAGCGTCCGGCGTTGATGCCGGCCAAATCGGCGGCCGTGAACAGGGCGGGCAGCCACGTGGCGTGTGCCAGTGCGCGGGTATGCGGATAGTTGGCCAGACAGGCGGCCGCTTCCACGGCCGGTGCGGAGGCTGACAGCGCAGCGGGACGGTTGGTGCCCGCCACCAGCACCACGGGCAGGGCGAACCATTGGACTTCGTCGTCGGTTTTGGCTTGCAGTACGTCGTCGAGTGCCTGCATCAATGCCTGATAGGCAGCGGGGGAGGGCGCCATGCTCAGTGCCACCGACAAACCCAGATAATGATTTTGTGCCAGCATGGTATGGATTTGCGTGCGCAGCGATTCGGCTGCCAGCCGGGCTTGTGCGCCGCTCTGTCCTCGGGCGAGCGCGGCCGCGTGCAGCAGCAGCTCGTTTTTGACCGG
Proteins encoded:
- a CDS encoding peptidoglycan DD-metalloendopeptidase family protein, coding for MKKTALRAAAAATVMMLGACSWFQQPAAPVVAGTASGSGTAATGGTAATGGGAADNPYGAAPYDPNAAGAGVGGNTVYTPPPAAASSGGYVPSYAPVDINAATHTVVRGDTVYNISKRYNITQDNLRAWNNLADNNIGVGQVLRVKPAGYTAPSVPQPVPAPVPAASTPIGSGAVRTVAGITWTRPTAGSIISNFSTATKGVDIAGNAGQTVVAAADGKVVYAGSGLRGYGNLVIVQHNSTYLTAYGHNQSLLVKEGQNVKRGQAIARMGSSDTDRNKLRFEVRQDGKPVNPASYIPL
- a CDS encoding malate synthase G → MAYTYIRAADLQIDHHLYRFITERVLADHPAVQAEGFWQDFSDLVHTFSPQNRDLLAKRDRIQMQIDQWHRNNPGPVEDLAAYKTFLNEQEYLADTPLPFQVSTDNVDRELAEQAGPQLVVPINNARYALNAANARWGSLYDALYGTDAIDRSGDLAPVGRYNPKRGDAVIAFAREFLDSSIPLVKGSHKDVQAYYVAAGQLKARLADGSESGLFAPECFAGYNGSADAPSSLLFLHNGLHFDILIDKNSPIGSQDPAGVKDIILEAALSTIMDCEDSVAAVDGADKAVVYGNWLGLMEGTLAEVVEKDGRTFTRRMNPDREYQKPDGSGTFKLPGRSLLFIRNVGHLMTTPAVLDKDGNEIPEGILDGVMTALIAHFDLNRSENKNSRAGSVYIVKPKMHGPEEVRFADRLFAAFEDLAKLPRNTLKMGIMDEERRTSVNLAACIYEARERVVFINTGFLDRTGDEIHTSMLAGAVVRKGEMKSSAWIQAYERNNVQVGLACGLPGRAQIGKGMWAMPDMMAEMLKQKIAHPKSGATTAWVPSPTAATLHALHYHQINVFDVQKDLAAQEPQHYLDDLLHIPLAECTAWSEAEKQQELDNNCQGILGYVVRWVEQGVGCSKVPDIHDVGLMEDRATLRISSQHIANWLLHGVVSEAEVRAALARMAAVVDKQNAGDPAYTPMSGRLDTSPAFLAACDLIFQGTAQPSGYTEPLLHHWRRVAKEAAGA
- a CDS encoding low molecular weight protein-tyrosine-phosphatase; this encodes MKTYRILFVCLSNICRSPMAEFVLRHQAARAGVAHRIVSDSAGTSGWHDGEDMHRGTAQMLKQHGITPAGFTSRRVQAADFEAFDFLIAMDDNNLAELEKRFGRHRNKIFKLTDLIPESGMSHVPDPWYTGDFDETYRLCRDGSNALLAKLGLTADGKPSA
- a CDS encoding conjugal transfer protein, with translation MTATAFLPDTRPYPADPVKNELLLHAAALARGQSGAQARLAAESLRTQIHTMLAQNHYLGLSVALSMAPSPAAYQALMQALDDVLQAKTDDEVQWFALPVVLVAGTNRPAALSASAPAVEAAACLANYPHTRALAHATWLPALFTAADLAGINAGRWFAAKQHAEAAAGFAAALPQHDTLPLAEGQSVSTAFALGYGSRALQTALGKNLQEAALPLMQVWQQHLAAAGVTLFANPLAPATPIHAITEAQHLRTRMALDVFAANALRAIRLQSPRAGVVMAAQEGGRLLFGFNATDSQFELQPQVFVWPLTPGEHIETIQQNFLDLMAECQVETIRLLHDPLHETEELPNYAQALKRNGHNPLFASTP